The following are encoded together in the Brassica napus cultivar Da-Ae chromosome A9, Da-Ae, whole genome shotgun sequence genome:
- the LOC106436066 gene encoding profilin-5 has protein sequence MSWQTYVDEHLMCDVGDGQGHHLTAAAIIGHDGSVWAQSANFPQFKPQEMTDIMKDFDEPGHLAPTGLFLAGLKYMVIQGEPGAVIRGKKGAGGITIKKTGQSMVFGLYEEPVTPGQCNMVVERLGDYLIEQDL, from the exons ATGTCGTGGCAAACTTACGTTGATGAGCACTTAATGTGCGATGTCGGTGACGGCCAAGGTCACCACCTCACCGCTGCCGCCATCATCGGACATGACGGTAGCGTTTGGGCTCAGAGCGCTAATTTTCCTCAG TTCAAGCCTCAAGAGATGACAGATATCATGAAAGATTTCGATGAGCCGGGTCACCTAGCTCCCACTGGCTTGTTTCTTGCAGGACTAAAGTATATGGTCATCCAAGGCGAGCCTGGTGCAGTCATTCGTGGCAAGAAG GGAGCTGGAGGAATAACGATCAAGAAAACAGGACAATCAATGGTGTTTGGTTTGTACGAAGAACCAGTGACTCCAGGACAATGTAACATGGTCGTTGAGAGGCTGGGTGATTACTTGATCGAACAGGATCTCTGA
- the LOC106436072 gene encoding profilin-1-like, giving the protein MSWQSYVDDHLMCDVEGNHLTAAAILGQDGSVWAQSAAFPQLKTEEINGITKDFEEPGFLAPTGLFLGGAKYMVIQGESGAVIRGKKGPGGVTIKKTTQALVIGIYEEPMTGGQCNLVVERLGDYLIESDL; this is encoded by the exons atgtcgtGGCAATCGTACGTTGACGACCACCTTATGTGCGATGTCGAAGGCAACCACCTCACCGCCGCCGCCATTCTTGGTCAAGACGGCAGTGTCTGGGCTCAGAGCGCCGCTTTCCCTCAg TTGAAGACTGAAGAGATCAATGGGATCACCAAGGACTTCGAGGAGCCTGGGTTTCTTGCCCCGACCGGTTTGTTTCTCGGTGGAGCTAAATACATGGTTATTCAAGGTGAATCAGGAGCTGTCATCCGAGGGAAGAAG GGACCTGGAGGAGTTACTATCAAGAAGACGACTCAAGCCTTGGTCATTGGCATCTACGAGGAGCCTATGACTGGAGGTCAATGCAATTTGGTTGTGGAGAGGCTCGGGGATTACCTCATCGAGTCTGATCTCTAA
- the LOC106436075 gene encoding 40S ribosomal protein S30: MGKVHGSLARAGKVRGQTPKVAKQDKKKKPRGRAHKRLQHNRRFVTAVVGFGKKRGPNSSEK; the protein is encoded by the exons ATGG GGAAGGTGCACGGTTCATTGGCACGTGCCGGGAAGGTGAGAGGTCAGACACCGAAAGTGGCTAAGcaggacaagaagaagaagcctcGTGGCCGTGCTCACAAGAGATTGCAACACAACCGCCGTTTCGTCACCGCCG TTGTTGGCTTTGGCAAGAAGAGAGGACCGAACTCATCTGAGAAGTAG
- the LOC106436071 gene encoding G patch domain and ankyrin repeat-containing protein 1 homolog produces MVAIDSSNIGFKLLKKQGWKEGTGLGISQQGILEPLQTLLKNNKRGLGAEITTKRKAAKPHSIATDSKQVAKKAKKLSKKMRKMIEHEKHLQEKEFERAFFREFWPDNV; encoded by the coding sequence ATGGTTGCGATAGACTCTTCCAACATAGGGTTTAAGCTTCTAAAGAAGCAAGGATGGAAGGAAGGCACTGGTCTTGGAATCTCTCAACAGGGTATATTAGAGCCTCTGCAAACATTGCTCAAAAATAACAAACGAGGACTTGGAGCTGAAATTACAACTAAGAGAAAAGCGGCAAAGCCTCACTCTATTGCTACGGATTCTAAACAAGTCGCTAAGAAAGCAAAGAAACTGTCTAAGAAGATGCGGAAGATGATCGAGCACGAGAAACACTTGCAGGAAAAGGAATTTGAACGAGCTTTCTTTAGAGAGTTCTGGCCTGATAATGTATAA
- the LOC106436046 gene encoding 60S ribosomal protein L31-1-like: MEKGKGRKEEIVTREYTINLHRRLHSCTFKKKAPNAIKEIRKFALKAMGTKDVRVDVKLNKQIWSRGIRGPPRRVRVRVARKRNDDEDAKEEFYSLVTVAEIPAEGLSGLGTKVIDEDE, encoded by the exons ATGGAGAAAGGGAAGGGAAGAAAGGAGGAGATCGTTACCAGGGAGTACACCATCAACCTCCACAGGCGCCTTCATAGCTG CACATTCAAGAAGAAGGCACCCAATGCAATCAAAGAGATCAGGAAGTTTGCATTGAAAGCAATGGGAACTAAGGATGTTAGAGTCGATGTTAAACTCAACAAGCAGATTTGGAGCAGAGGTATCCGTGGTCCTCCTAGGAGAGTCAGAGTCCGCGTTGCCCGTAAGAGGAACGATGATGAAGATGCCAAGGAGGAGTTCTACTCTCTCGTCACTGTCGCTGAGATTCCCGCTGAAGGATTGTCTGGTTTGGGCACCAAGGTCATCGATGAAGACGAGTGA
- the LOC106436048 gene encoding 60S ribosomal protein L28-1: MATVPGQLIWEIVKTNNCFLVKQFGRGNAKVQFSKETNNLCNLNSYKHSGLANKKTVTIQAADKEQGVVLATSKTKKQNKPKISVNKSVLKKEFPRMSKAVANQVVDNYYRPDLKKFALARLSVISKSLRVAKSGAKQRNRQA, translated from the exons ATGGCGACAGTTCCAGGACAATTGATATGGGAGATCGTTAAGACCAACAACTGTTTCTTGGTCAAACAGTTCGGAAGAGGCAACGCTAAGGTTCAGTTCAGCAAGGAGACCAACAATCTCTGCAACCTCAACTCCTACAAGCACTCTG GTCTTGCTAACAAGAAGACAGTGACCATCCAGGCAGCTGACAAGGAGCAAGGTGTTGTCCTCGCTACCAGCAAGACCAAGAAGCAGAACAAGCCTAAGATCTCTGTCAACAAGTCTGTCCTCAAGAAGGAATTCCCAAGGATGTCCAAGGCTGTTGCTAACCAG GTGGTAGACAACTACTACAGGCCAGACTTGAAGAAGTTCGCTCTTGCTAGACTCAGTGTCATCAGCAAAAGCCTTAGGGTTGCCAAGTCCGGTGCCAAGCAAAGAAACCGTCAAGCTTAA
- the LOC106436054 gene encoding protein NDL3 isoform X1, with translation MAGLNDAVSVDIEEIYNGGKEHHVKTCHGLVSVVVYGDQEKPALITYPDVALNYLSCFQGLFLCPEAVSLLLHNFCIYHISPPGHEFGAAPVCSTDPSPSVEDLADQILEVLNFFRLESVMCMGITAGAYILSLFAIKHKDRVLGLILISPLCKAPSWSEWFYYKVVSNLLYYYGMSGLLKDRFLQRYFSKEARGSSEVPERDVVHECRRLLGERHGVSLRRFLEAINRRHDITDGLRSLKCRTLIFVGDQSPFHSETLHMVAALDRKYSALVEVQACGSMVTEEQPHAMLIPMEFFFMGFGLYRPGRVSDSPTSPLSPSCISPELLSPESLGLKLKPIKTRVPTKC, from the exons ATGGCGGGTTTAAACGACGCCGTCTCAGTCGACATTGAAGAGATCTACAATGGTGGAAAG GAGCATCATGTCAAAACATGCCATGGTTTGGTTTCAGTTGTAGTGTATGGAGACCAAGAGAAGCCAGCATTGATCACTTACCCTGATGTAGCATTAAATT ACTTGTCTTGCTTCCAAGGACTGTTTCTTTGCCCTGAAGCAGTGTCTTTGCTCCTCCATAACTTCTGCATCTACCATATTAGTCCCCCTGGACATGAG TTCGGAGCTGCTCCAGTTTGTTCCACTGATCCATCGCCTTCTGTTGAAGACCTTGCAGACCAGATTCTTGAAGTCTTGAACTTCTTTAG ACTGGAGTCAGTAATGTGCATGGGGATCACTGCTGGTGCCTACATCCTTTCCTTATTTGCT ATAAAACATAAAGATAGAGTTTTGGGTCTGATTCTGATATCGCCTCTATGCAAAGCACCCTCGTGGTCTGAATGGTTCTATTACAAG GTAGTGTCAAACTTGTTGTACTATTATGGCATGTCTGGATTGTTAAAAGATCGTTTCCTTCAGAGGTACTTCAGTAAG GAAGCTCGTGGTAGCTCTGAAGTTCCGGAGAGGGATGTAGTACATGAATGCAGAAGG CTGCTTGGTGAAAGACACGGTGTTAGCCTTAGGAGGTTTCTGGAAGCAATCAACAGGAGACATGACATAACTGATGGGTTGAGGAGTTTGAAATGCCGTACACTCATATTTGTTGGAGACCAATCTCCTTTCCACTCTGAGACTCTTCACATGGTGGCTGCATTGGACAGGAAGTACAGCGCCTTGGTTGAG GTGCAAGCTTGTGGATCAATGGTGACAGAAGAGCAACCACATGCGATGTTGATACCAATGGAGTTCTTTTTCATGGGCTTTGGGTTGTATCGGCCTGGTCGGGTTAGTGATAGCCCTACGAGTCCACTCAGCCCGTCGTGTATTTCGCCTGAGCTTCTGTCTCCCGAGAGTCTTGGTTTGAAGCTTAAGCCAATAAAGACTCGTGTTCCCACCAAATgctaa
- the LOC106436054 gene encoding protein NDL3 isoform X3 produces the protein MEHHVKTCHGLVSVVVYGDQEKPALITYPDVALNYLSCFQGLFLCPEAVSLLLHNFCIYHISPPGHEFGAAPVCSTDPSPSVEDLADQILEVLNFFRLESVMCMGITAGAYILSLFAIKHKDRVLGLILISPLCKAPSWSEWFYYKVVSNLLYYYGMSGLLKDRFLQRYFSKEARGSSEVPERDVVHECRRLLGERHGVSLRRFLEAINRRHDITDGLRSLKCRTLIFVGDQSPFHSETLHMVAALDRKYSALVEVQACGSMVTEEQPHAMLIPMEFFFMGFGLYRPGRVSDSPTSPLSPSCISPELLSPESLGLKLKPIKTRVPTKC, from the exons atg GAGCATCATGTCAAAACATGCCATGGTTTGGTTTCAGTTGTAGTGTATGGAGACCAAGAGAAGCCAGCATTGATCACTTACCCTGATGTAGCATTAAATT ACTTGTCTTGCTTCCAAGGACTGTTTCTTTGCCCTGAAGCAGTGTCTTTGCTCCTCCATAACTTCTGCATCTACCATATTAGTCCCCCTGGACATGAG TTCGGAGCTGCTCCAGTTTGTTCCACTGATCCATCGCCTTCTGTTGAAGACCTTGCAGACCAGATTCTTGAAGTCTTGAACTTCTTTAG ACTGGAGTCAGTAATGTGCATGGGGATCACTGCTGGTGCCTACATCCTTTCCTTATTTGCT ATAAAACATAAAGATAGAGTTTTGGGTCTGATTCTGATATCGCCTCTATGCAAAGCACCCTCGTGGTCTGAATGGTTCTATTACAAG GTAGTGTCAAACTTGTTGTACTATTATGGCATGTCTGGATTGTTAAAAGATCGTTTCCTTCAGAGGTACTTCAGTAAG GAAGCTCGTGGTAGCTCTGAAGTTCCGGAGAGGGATGTAGTACATGAATGCAGAAGG CTGCTTGGTGAAAGACACGGTGTTAGCCTTAGGAGGTTTCTGGAAGCAATCAACAGGAGACATGACATAACTGATGGGTTGAGGAGTTTGAAATGCCGTACACTCATATTTGTTGGAGACCAATCTCCTTTCCACTCTGAGACTCTTCACATGGTGGCTGCATTGGACAGGAAGTACAGCGCCTTGGTTGAG GTGCAAGCTTGTGGATCAATGGTGACAGAAGAGCAACCACATGCGATGTTGATACCAATGGAGTTCTTTTTCATGGGCTTTGGGTTGTATCGGCCTGGTCGGGTTAGTGATAGCCCTACGAGTCCACTCAGCCCGTCGTGTATTTCGCCTGAGCTTCTGTCTCCCGAGAGTCTTGGTTTGAAGCTTAAGCCAATAAAGACTCGTGTTCCCACCAAATgctaa
- the LOC106436054 gene encoding protein NDL3 isoform X2: MRLMEHHVKTCHGLVSVVVYGDQEKPALITYPDVALNYLSCFQGLFLCPEAVSLLLHNFCIYHISPPGHEFGAAPVCSTDPSPSVEDLADQILEVLNFFRLESVMCMGITAGAYILSLFAIKHKDRVLGLILISPLCKAPSWSEWFYYKVVSNLLYYYGMSGLLKDRFLQRYFSKEARGSSEVPERDVVHECRRLLGERHGVSLRRFLEAINRRHDITDGLRSLKCRTLIFVGDQSPFHSETLHMVAALDRKYSALVEVQACGSMVTEEQPHAMLIPMEFFFMGFGLYRPGRVSDSPTSPLSPSCISPELLSPESLGLKLKPIKTRVPTKC; encoded by the exons ATGAGACTAATG GAGCATCATGTCAAAACATGCCATGGTTTGGTTTCAGTTGTAGTGTATGGAGACCAAGAGAAGCCAGCATTGATCACTTACCCTGATGTAGCATTAAATT ACTTGTCTTGCTTCCAAGGACTGTTTCTTTGCCCTGAAGCAGTGTCTTTGCTCCTCCATAACTTCTGCATCTACCATATTAGTCCCCCTGGACATGAG TTCGGAGCTGCTCCAGTTTGTTCCACTGATCCATCGCCTTCTGTTGAAGACCTTGCAGACCAGATTCTTGAAGTCTTGAACTTCTTTAG ACTGGAGTCAGTAATGTGCATGGGGATCACTGCTGGTGCCTACATCCTTTCCTTATTTGCT ATAAAACATAAAGATAGAGTTTTGGGTCTGATTCTGATATCGCCTCTATGCAAAGCACCCTCGTGGTCTGAATGGTTCTATTACAAG GTAGTGTCAAACTTGTTGTACTATTATGGCATGTCTGGATTGTTAAAAGATCGTTTCCTTCAGAGGTACTTCAGTAAG GAAGCTCGTGGTAGCTCTGAAGTTCCGGAGAGGGATGTAGTACATGAATGCAGAAGG CTGCTTGGTGAAAGACACGGTGTTAGCCTTAGGAGGTTTCTGGAAGCAATCAACAGGAGACATGACATAACTGATGGGTTGAGGAGTTTGAAATGCCGTACACTCATATTTGTTGGAGACCAATCTCCTTTCCACTCTGAGACTCTTCACATGGTGGCTGCATTGGACAGGAAGTACAGCGCCTTGGTTGAG GTGCAAGCTTGTGGATCAATGGTGACAGAAGAGCAACCACATGCGATGTTGATACCAATGGAGTTCTTTTTCATGGGCTTTGGGTTGTATCGGCCTGGTCGGGTTAGTGATAGCCCTACGAGTCCACTCAGCCCGTCGTGTATTTCGCCTGAGCTTCTGTCTCCCGAGAGTCTTGGTTTGAAGCTTAAGCCAATAAAGACTCGTGTTCCCACCAAATgctaa
- the LOC106436077 gene encoding K(+) efflux antiporter 4-like: protein MRRCKTDKLEPMRFLAFLLICSFSLALSADSDIGTDSVITREEINGTSAEANATNAKPKEDSFADMIDRALEKEFPENDQNDVPDPGSFNNSVADQQAVLETVARVKPKKNETKTKEEKSFFNLDNENGVEDTPRLIDRKDNVFIMSNPKSKYPVLQLDLRLISDLVVVIVSATCGGIAFACAGQPVITGYLLAGSVIGPGGLSFVSEMVQVETVAQFGVIFLLFALGLEFSAAKLRVVRAVAIPGGLLQIFLFMCLSGITASLCGGKLTEGIFVGAFLSMSSTAVVLKFLMEKNSISALHGQITVGTLILQDCAVGLLFALLPVLGGTSGVLQGMLSMAKSLAILIAFLAALFVLSRTWVPWFLKLMTSLSSQTNELYQLAAVAFCLLVAWCSDKLGLSLELGSFAAGVMISTTDLAQHTLEQVEPIRNFFAALFLASIGMLIHMHFLWNHVDILVAAVLLVIVIKTVVVAIVVKVFGYNNRTAVLVGMSLAQIGEFAFVLLSRASNLHLIESKLYLLLLGTTALSLVTTPFLFKLIPAVVHLGVLLRWFSPDSSTEIGLKGGDLYHLESAKRISLMIQGSLHDS from the exons ATGCGGCGGTGTAAAACTGACAAATTAGAACCGATGAGGTTTCTCGCGTTTCTTCTGATCTGTAGCTTCTCTCTTGCTCTTTCCGCCGACTCCGATATCGGAACCGACTCAGTCATCACTCGGGAGGAGATCAACGGAACCTCAGCTGAGGCCAATGCGACGAACGCGAAACCCAAGGAGGACAGTTTCGCCGATATGATCGATCGTGCGCTTGAGAAGGAGTTTCCTGAGAACGACCAGAATGATG TTCCTGATCCAGGAAGCTTCAATAATAGTGTGGCTGATCAGCAG GCTGTTCTGGAGACTGTTGCTCGAGTTAAGCCCAAGAAAAATGAGACTAAGACCAAGGAGGAGAA ATCATTCTTTAATTTGGATAACGAGAATGGCGTTGAAGATACTCCAAGACTGATTGATAGGAAG GACAACGTTTTTATCATGTCCAATCCAAAATCCAAGTACCCTGTACTGCAGCTTGATTTAAG GCTGATATCAGATCTGGTTGTCGTCATTGTTTCTGCTACTTGTGGTGGAATTGCGTTTGCTTGTGCTGGTCAACCG GTCATTACTGGGTATCTATTGGCGGGATCTGTCATTGGACCGGGTGGATTAAGCTTTGTTAGCGAAATGGTGCAG GTTGAAACAGTAGCTCAATTTGGTGTTATCTTTCTCCTTTTTGCTTTAGGATTAGAATTTTCTGCAGCAAAG CTTCGTGTAGTTCGTGCAGTAGCTATTCCAGGAGGTCTTCTTCAGATATTTTTGTTCATGTGCTTGAGTGGGATAACAGCCTCG TTATGTGGCGGTAAACTAACAGAAGGAATATTCGTTGGTGCATTTCTTTCGATGTCATCAACAGCTGTG gttttgaaatttttaatggAAAAAAATAGCATAAGTGCTCTTCATGGTCAGATAACCGTTGGAACTCTTATCCTTCAG GATTGTGCTGTGGGTTTGCTTTTTGCTCTCCTTCCGGTTCTTGGTGGCACTTCTGGTGTCCTTCAAGGAATGTTGTCCATGGCTAAATC GTTGGCTATTTTGATTGCGTTTTTGGCTGCTTTGTTTGTGCTGTCACGTACCTGGGTACCTTGGTTTCTAAAACTTATGACAAGCCTTTCTTCTCAG ACTAACGAGCTCTACCAGTTGGCCGCTGTAGCATTTTGCTTGCTTGTCGCTTGG TGTAGTGACAAGCTCGGTTTAAGTCTTGAGTTGGGTTCCTTCGCGGCGGGAGTGATGATCTCAACAACTGATCTTGCTCAGCACACTCTTGAACAA GTGGAACCCATACGGAATTTTTTTGCGGCACTATTCCTTGCTAGTATTGGAATGTTGATACATATGCACTTCTTGTGGAACCATGTTGACATCCTGGTAGCAGCAGTGTTGCTGGTGATAGTGATAAAGACCGTGGTAGTTGCGATCGTTGTTAAAGTCTTTGGATACAATAACAGAACTGCAGTACTT GTTGGAATGTCACTTGCGCAGATTGGGGAATTTGCTTTTGTTCTGCTAAGTCGAGCATCTAATCTTCACCTAATTGAG AGCAAACTGTACCTCTTGCTTCTGGGGACAACTGCTTTAAGCTTG GTAACGACACCATTTCTGTTCAAGTTGATACCAGCCGTAGTACATTTAGGGGTGCTCTTACGGTGGTTCTCTCCGGATAGCTCAACTGAG ATTGGTTTGAAAGGAGGAGATTTGTATCATTTGGAGAGTGCAAAGCGTATATCACTAATGATCCAAGGTTCTCTTCACGATTCTTAG
- the LOC106436068 gene encoding 1-aminocyclopropane-1-carboxylate oxidase 1 has protein sequence MVLIKEREMEIPVIDFSELDGENRIKTMSLLDHACDKWGFFMVDNHGVDKELMEKVKKMINSHYEDHLKEKFYQSEMVKALSEGKTSDADWESSFFIWHKPTSSICKIPNISDELIKTMDEYVSQLHKFAARLSNLMCENLGLSQEYITNAFSGPEGPAFGTKVAKYPECLRPELMRGLREHTDAGGIILLLQDDQVPGLEFLKDGKWVPIPPSKNNTIFVNTGDQLEILSNGRYKSAVHRVMTVKDGCRLSIATFYNPAGDAVISPAPELLYPSGYQFQDYLKLYSTTKFGDKGSRFHTMKKRENGDSV, from the exons ATGGTTTtaataaaagagagagaaatggAGATTCCAGTTATTGATTTTTCTGAATTGGATGGAGAAAACAGAATCAAGACTATGTCACTTCTTGATCATGCATGTGATAAGTGGGGCTTCTTCATG GTTGACAATCATGGGGTTGACAAAGAATTGATGGAGAAAGTGAAGAAGATGATTAACTCTCATTATGAAGATCATTTGAAAGAGAAGTTTTACCAGTCAGAGATGGTCAAAGCTTTGAGTGAAGGCAAAACCTCAGATGCAGATTGGGAAAGCAGTTTTTTCATTTGGCATAAGCCAACTTCAAGCATATGCAAGATCCCAAACATTTCAGATGAACTCAT CAAGACGATGGATGAATATGTTTCACAACTGCACAAGTTTGCAGCAAGGCTCTCCAACCTCATGTGTGAAAATCTTGGTCTTAGTCAAGAATACATAACGAATGCATTTTCTGGTCCAGAAGGTCCAGCTTTTGGGACAAAAGTGGCTAAATACCCGGAATGCCTTCGTCCGGAGCTCATGAGAGGATTGAGAGAGCATACCGATGCTGGAGGAATTATTTTGCTCTTGCAGGATGATCAAGTGCCTGGTCTTGAGTTCTTGAAAGATGGGAAGTGGGTTCCTATCCCTCCATCGAAGAACAACACCATTTTTGTCAATACCGGTGATCAACTCGAGATATTGAGTAATGGGAGATACAAGAGTGCTGTACACCGTGTAATGACAGTGAAGGATGGATGTAGACTGTCGATAGCTACATTTTACAATCCAGCTGGTGATGCCGTAATATCTCCAGCTCCAGAGCTTTTGTATCCAAGTGGCTACCAGTTTCAAGATTACCTTAAGCTTTACTCAACCACTAAGTTTGGAGATAAAGGCTCCAGATTTCATACCATGAAGAAAAGGGAGAATGGTGATTCCGTCTAG
- the LOC106436052 gene encoding tetraspanin-2, with product MALANNLTAILNLLALLCSIPITASGIWLASKPDNECVNLLRWPVVVLGVLILLVSACGFIGAYQYKETLLAVYLCCMAILIGLLLVVLIFAFVVTRPDGSYQVPGRGYKEYRLEGFSNWLRENVVDSKKWGKIRACLADTNVCPKLSQQFITADQFFSSSSITPLQSGCCKPPTACGYNFVNPTLWQNPTNMAADADCYLWNNDQSQLCYNCNSCKAGLLGNLRKDWRKANLILIITVVVLICVYVIACSAFRNAQTEDLFRKYKQGWV from the exons ATGGCGTTAGCGAATAACTTAACGGCGATACTGAACTTACTAGCGTTACTCTGTTCCATACCGATCACGGCGTCAGGGATATGGCTTGCCTCAAAGCCCGACAACGAATGCGTCAATCTCCTCCGTTGGCCCGTCGTCGTCCTCGGCGTTCTCATCCTCCTCGTCTCTGCCTGCGGCTTCATCGGCGCCTACCA GTACAAGGAGACTCTACTGGCTGTTTACTTGTGCTGTATGGCCATACTGATCGGACTTTTGCTGGTGGTTCTGATATTCGCCTTCGTCGTGACCCGACCCGATGGGTCTTATCAAGTTCCGGGTCGAGGTTACAAAGAGTATAGGCTCGAAGGGTTCTCGAACTGGCTGAGAGAGAACGTTGTGGACTCGAAGAAATGGGGGAAGATAAGGGCTTGTTTGGCTGATACAAACGTTTGTCCTAAACTCAGCCAACAGTTCATCACCGCTGACcagttcttctcttcctcttccatcACTCCTCTCCAG TCCGGTTGCTGCAAACCACCGACCGCGTGTGGCTACAACTTCGTGAACCCGACGCTGTGGCAAAACCCAACCAATATGGCTGCAGATGCAGACTGTTACCTATGGAACAACGACCAAAGCCAGCTTTGTTACAATTGCAACTCATGCAAAGCTGGTCTTTTGGGAAACCTTAGAAAAGATTGGCGTAAAGCAAATCTCATACTGATCATCACCGTCGTTGTTCTCATCTGTGTATATGTTATTGCGTGTAGTGCATTTAGAAATGCTCAGACCGAGGACCTCTTTCGCAAATACAAACAGGGCTGGGTCTAA